In Myxococcus stipitatus, the following are encoded in one genomic region:
- a CDS encoding MbtH family protein — protein MADEREDTTIYKVVVNHEEQYSIWPADRENALGWKDAGKQGLKAECLEYIKQVWTDMRPLSLRKKMEEAALKN, from the coding sequence ATGGCGGACGAGCGAGAGGACACGACGATCTACAAGGTCGTCGTCAACCACGAGGAGCAGTACTCCATCTGGCCGGCGGACCGTGAGAACGCGCTCGGCTGGAAGGACGCGGGCAAGCAGGGCCTCAAGGCCGAGTGCCTCGAGTACATCAAGCAGGTCTGGACGGACATGCGTCCGCTGAGCCTGCGCAAGAAGATGGAAGAAGCAGCGCTGAAGAACTAG
- the fruA gene encoding response regulator transcription factor FruA — MANNQAAIRVSILEGPWAAWENLADGLRGEGVAVTSVTRDVRLFLDGLGTDPPQVAVMDVEGDSEAAVGCSVTEGINLLREARKRRLEVRMLLLSAVSAPEVISQCFDEGASGYLFRKGLGTSAVSSAINSLVRGERLFPVQLLRNDFEHPPVTSPTASVLLALTQREREVLAYVAGGADNLKIAAHLQIAERTVKSHVTQLYRKLGAENRTQLALRACHLGVRPPPDL; from the coding sequence ATGGCAAACAATCAAGCTGCGATTCGTGTATCCATTCTCGAGGGACCGTGGGCGGCGTGGGAGAACCTCGCCGACGGCCTTCGCGGCGAGGGAGTGGCCGTGACCTCGGTGACGAGGGACGTGCGGCTCTTCCTCGATGGGCTGGGAACAGATCCACCGCAAGTGGCGGTGATGGACGTGGAGGGAGACAGCGAGGCGGCCGTGGGCTGCTCGGTGACGGAAGGCATCAACCTCCTGCGTGAGGCACGCAAGCGGCGGCTGGAGGTCCGCATGCTGTTGTTATCAGCCGTGAGCGCTCCGGAGGTCATCTCCCAGTGCTTCGACGAAGGGGCGTCCGGTTACCTCTTCCGAAAGGGATTGGGGACGTCCGCCGTGTCGTCGGCCATCAACTCGCTGGTGCGAGGTGAACGGCTCTTCCCGGTGCAGTTGCTGCGCAATGACTTCGAGCATCCACCCGTGACGTCACCCACCGCGAGCGTGCTCCTGGCACTGACTCAGCGGGAGCGCGAAGTGCTGGCGTATGTGGCGGGCGGCGCGGACAACTTGAAGATCGCCGCGCACCTGCAAATCGCCGAGCGCACGGTGAAGTCACATGTCACGCAGCTCTACCGGAAGCTCGGAGCGGAGAATCGCACCCAGCTCGCGCTGCGTGCATGTCACCTCGGGGTCCGTCCGCCGCCGGACCTCTGA
- a CDS encoding RDD family protein, whose amino-acid sequence MSTASTPHLAVATPERVALSLPVAGIGYRCLAWLVDATLLFFFWVVAYFVFTLLVSDVLGVFQGLSGLGQTLLVVGVFATQWLYWTLAEVFFHGQTLGKRALSIRVVRMDGSPVGLFESAVRNLCRAVDFLPGLYAAGCISMLMTPQHRRLGDLLAGTVLVRDERIDLDKYTAAAPGDAGSGAGAAAAGRALSPDEVELVLAFLTRAPGLQPEARRRMGTRLVEKLGRLADEEKARVLASSEATESYLRACVRAER is encoded by the coding sequence ATGAGCACCGCCTCGACTCCCCATCTCGCCGTGGCCACGCCGGAGCGCGTGGCCTTGTCCCTGCCCGTGGCTGGCATCGGCTACCGCTGCCTTGCGTGGTTGGTGGACGCCACCCTGCTCTTCTTCTTCTGGGTGGTGGCGTACTTCGTCTTCACGCTGCTGGTGTCGGACGTGCTGGGGGTATTCCAGGGGTTGTCGGGCCTGGGGCAGACCTTGCTGGTGGTGGGCGTGTTCGCGACGCAGTGGTTGTATTGGACGCTGGCGGAGGTCTTCTTCCACGGGCAGACCTTGGGCAAGCGAGCCCTGAGCATCCGGGTGGTGCGCATGGATGGCTCCCCCGTGGGACTCTTCGAGAGCGCGGTGCGCAACCTGTGCCGCGCGGTGGACTTCCTGCCCGGCCTCTACGCCGCCGGCTGCATCAGCATGCTGATGACACCGCAGCACCGTCGGCTGGGAGACCTGCTGGCCGGGACGGTGCTCGTGCGAGACGAGCGCATCGACCTGGACAAGTACACGGCGGCGGCCCCCGGTGATGCGGGCTCGGGTGCGGGTGCCGCGGCGGCCGGACGGGCACTTTCGCCGGATGAGGTGGAGTTGGTGTTGGCCTTCCTGACTCGCGCGCCCGGCTTGCAGCCCGAGGCCCGTCGCCGGATGGGCACGCGGCTGGTGGAGAAGCTGGGCCGGCTCGCGGACGAGGAGAAGGCCCGGGTGCTCGCCTCTTCGGAAGCGACCGAGTCCTACCTGCGGGCCTGCGTGCGGGCGGAGCGCTGA
- a CDS encoding stage II sporulation protein M, giving the protein MAAPLPAFVAQHRADWDALEALLARQRNGTLSLQELRTLDTLYRRAASDLAHAQTFYAGTDAHRFLNQLCARAYGAIYQPPRERWASLRAFFRRDFPRTLRRELRYVGASGALFILGLLLGALVVLWEPRGAELLVPSGVRQYVAQGRMWTDDILSVAPPDTVSSGIATNNLTVTILTFALGLFYGLGTVFVLVNNGVQIGAITALCAREGMVGGLLDFIAAHGPVELSIIVIAGGAGLMVGQALVDPGELPRGQALAQRGREAVKLVLGCAPFLACIGMVEGYVSPGDLFPTWAKAALGLSLGGLFWAYLLRAGRAEADATEVPAASAS; this is encoded by the coding sequence ATGGCCGCCCCACTCCCCGCATTCGTCGCACAGCACCGGGCGGACTGGGACGCGCTGGAGGCGCTGCTCGCGCGCCAGCGAAACGGCACGTTGTCCCTTCAGGAGCTGCGGACGCTGGACACGCTGTACCGGCGCGCCGCGTCCGACCTGGCCCACGCGCAGACGTTCTATGCCGGCACCGACGCACACCGCTTCCTCAACCAGCTCTGCGCGCGGGCGTATGGCGCCATCTACCAGCCCCCACGCGAGCGGTGGGCCTCCCTCCGAGCCTTCTTCCGCCGCGACTTCCCGAGGACGCTGCGCCGGGAGCTGCGCTACGTGGGCGCCAGCGGCGCGCTGTTCATCCTGGGCCTGTTGCTCGGCGCGCTGGTGGTGCTGTGGGAGCCACGGGGCGCGGAGCTGCTCGTGCCTTCGGGGGTCCGCCAGTACGTGGCGCAGGGACGCATGTGGACGGACGACATCCTCTCCGTCGCCCCGCCCGACACGGTGTCGTCCGGCATCGCCACCAACAACCTCACCGTCACCATCCTCACCTTCGCCCTGGGCCTCTTCTACGGGCTGGGGACGGTGTTCGTGCTGGTGAACAACGGCGTGCAGATTGGCGCCATCACCGCGCTGTGCGCGCGCGAGGGCATGGTGGGAGGACTGCTGGACTTCATCGCCGCGCATGGCCCGGTGGAGCTGTCCATCATCGTCATCGCGGGTGGCGCGGGGCTGATGGTGGGCCAGGCCCTGGTCGACCCGGGAGAGCTCCCCCGAGGACAGGCCTTGGCCCAGCGAGGGCGCGAAGCGGTGAAGCTGGTGCTGGGGTGCGCGCCCTTCCTCGCCTGCATCGGCATGGTGGAGGGCTACGTGTCCCCAGGAGACCTGTTCCCCACCTGGGCGAAGGCGGCGCTGGGCCTCAGCCTGGGGGGCCTGTTCTGGGCCTACCTGCTGCGCGCGGGCAGGGCGGAGGCGGACGCGACGGAAGTCCCCGCGGCCAGCGCCTCCTGA
- a CDS encoding J domain-containing protein, with amino-acid sequence MNAAVSSWRTLENVEVECTHCGIRMTLQMGNRVRYYRCSGCHRWVSSTYTEVLRADAKVRTHPVKDSGAQDEHFIEVKDRLERWLSAIEDQDPYHLLGVSPLDSAEKVRARYHALALERHPDRGGSVEKMRELNVAYERILRHQQRKRQEALAAGTSVASASALPARSR; translated from the coding sequence ATGAACGCGGCGGTTTCGAGCTGGCGGACACTGGAGAACGTCGAGGTGGAGTGCACCCACTGCGGCATCCGGATGACCCTTCAGATGGGGAACCGGGTTCGCTACTACCGGTGCTCGGGATGTCACCGGTGGGTCTCCAGCACCTACACCGAGGTCCTCCGCGCGGACGCGAAGGTGCGCACCCACCCGGTGAAGGACTCCGGGGCGCAGGATGAGCACTTCATCGAGGTGAAGGACCGGCTGGAGCGCTGGCTGTCCGCCATCGAGGACCAGGACCCGTACCACCTGCTCGGTGTGTCTCCGCTGGACTCCGCGGAGAAGGTGCGAGCGCGCTACCACGCGCTGGCCCTGGAGCGGCACCCGGACCGGGGTGGCTCCGTGGAGAAGATGCGCGAGCTGAACGTGGCCTACGAGCGCATCCTCCGGCACCAGCAGCGCAAGCGTCAGGAGGCGCTGGCCGCGGGGACTTCCGTCGCGTCCGCCTCCGCCCTGCCCGCGCGCAGCAGGTAG
- a CDS encoding HEAT repeat domain-containing protein: MSPLVVVGLLLVTAAPARTPASPARPAAESPRPAPAPPAASAPTPAASPDDTALLRALLWAARPAPEEIRAIAVEDLALLGDPRALDSLATYLWDPNPRLQQAVLRAVALFQHPRAEELLGNVVRHPRMPDALKIQALNGLVFQRTASARRTVQDATIDSRLSSPVQNAARAVAAQWDAPPTSR, from the coding sequence ATGAGCCCCCTGGTCGTCGTCGGATTGCTGCTCGTCACCGCCGCCCCGGCCCGGACACCCGCCTCCCCGGCCCGGCCCGCCGCCGAGTCGCCGCGCCCCGCACCGGCGCCCCCCGCGGCCAGCGCCCCCACCCCAGCCGCGTCCCCGGACGACACCGCCCTGCTGCGCGCCCTGCTCTGGGCCGCGCGCCCCGCGCCCGAGGAGATTCGCGCCATCGCCGTGGAGGACCTGGCGCTGCTGGGGGACCCCCGCGCGCTGGACTCGCTCGCCACGTACCTGTGGGACCCCAACCCCCGCCTCCAGCAGGCCGTGCTGCGCGCGGTGGCCCTCTTCCAGCATCCTCGCGCCGAGGAGCTGCTGGGCAACGTGGTGCGCCACCCCCGCATGCCGGACGCCCTGAAAATCCAGGCGCTCAACGGCCTCGTCTTCCAGCGGACCGCCTCCGCGCGCCGCACCGTCCAGGACGCGACCATCGACTCGCGGCTCTCCTCGCCCGTGCAGAACGCCGCCCGCGCCGTCGCCGCGCAGTGGGATGCCCCTCCCACCTCCCGCTGA
- a CDS encoding DivIVA domain-containing protein, which produces MKITPLDIRQKRFDTALRGFSRREVEAYLELIAGEFEEVVKENIALKEELKRTQLKLEQHQERERTLQETMVTAQRISEDLQSAAKKEAEIIIADAEHQAEKIVHGAHQRLVQVVEDINELKRQRTQFESQVRSVLDAHQKLLETFKSPTFADRDYARVEDNVAYLSQKKANVSE; this is translated from the coding sequence ATGAAGATCACCCCGCTCGACATCCGGCAGAAGCGGTTCGACACGGCGCTGCGAGGCTTCTCGCGCCGCGAAGTCGAAGCCTACCTCGAGTTGATCGCCGGCGAGTTCGAGGAAGTGGTGAAGGAGAACATCGCGCTCAAGGAGGAGCTGAAGCGCACGCAGCTCAAGCTCGAGCAGCACCAGGAGCGCGAGCGCACCCTCCAGGAGACGATGGTCACCGCCCAGCGCATCAGCGAGGACCTCCAGTCCGCCGCGAAGAAGGAAGCGGAAATCATCATCGCGGACGCCGAGCACCAGGCGGAGAAGATCGTCCACGGCGCGCACCAGCGGCTGGTGCAGGTCGTCGAGGACATCAACGAGCTCAAGCGCCAGCGCACACAATTCGAGTCCCAGGTGCGCTCGGTGCTGGACGCGCACCAGAAGCTGCTGGAGACCTTCAAGAGCCCCACCTTCGCGGACCGCGACTACGCGCGCGTCGAGGACAACGTCGCGTACCTGTCCCAGAAGAAGGCCAACGTCAGCGAGTAG
- a CDS encoding DUF167 domain-containing protein: protein MAVPWLKALPDGVELALLIQPRASRTRVVGEHDGLLKIQLAAPPVDGEANAALLEFLAKKLGVPRRQVTLLAGDASRRKRVQIAGVDAAWTEAVMSGG from the coding sequence ATGGCCGTCCCCTGGCTGAAGGCCCTGCCGGACGGGGTGGAGCTGGCCCTGCTCATCCAACCCCGGGCCTCTCGCACCCGCGTCGTGGGTGAGCACGACGGTCTGTTGAAAATCCAGCTCGCGGCCCCTCCGGTGGACGGAGAGGCCAACGCCGCGCTCCTGGAGTTCCTCGCCAAGAAGCTGGGGGTTCCCCGGCGCCAGGTCACCTTGCTGGCGGGTGACGCATCGCGCAGAAAACGGGTCCAGATTGCCGGCGTTGATGCGGCGTGGACCGAGGCTGTTATGTCTGGGGGATAG
- a CDS encoding peptidase MA family metallohydrolase yields MRHLLVLLLLLLAMPRAWAQHLSEGSGPHPHGHEALMDDVVLVPHARPPLVTGEVTTRRFKILHTAAATVAAKELAAQIESVRDSFGLILGRDWPGVTEVRLGVGREEFEALALPGGRPPGWAVALAYPAHQIILLDALSLHAPDGQQTLRHELAHVALGQLARGWPRWFQEGVAQNVTGERFSLTHYSALFRAVTQERVFHFEDLSSAWPDLPADVEIAYAQSAAFVAHLSARYGPQAMGQLVDGVRAGEPFETSFGKAFHTSLDVEEAGWREGLAARYGWLPLTTSSALLWLTASVLCVAAYVRRRRQKEVRLAEMAAQEAADEAALRLMLVAQQQAAESASATPGAPAPSQEVEVYWQGAPSEPEQPEAAPHAESSSGEFAMGPEHDGEPAKMEGDGAKARAPKPTLH; encoded by the coding sequence ATGCGCCACCTGCTCGTCCTGCTTCTGTTGCTGCTGGCCATGCCAAGGGCGTGGGCCCAGCACCTGAGTGAAGGCTCCGGCCCCCATCCCCATGGGCACGAAGCGCTGATGGACGACGTGGTGCTCGTCCCACACGCCCGTCCGCCCCTCGTCACGGGCGAGGTGACGACGCGGCGCTTCAAGATCCTCCACACGGCCGCGGCGACGGTGGCGGCCAAGGAGCTGGCGGCGCAAATCGAGTCCGTGCGCGACAGCTTCGGCCTCATCCTGGGCCGGGACTGGCCCGGGGTGACGGAGGTGCGGCTGGGCGTGGGGCGCGAGGAGTTCGAGGCCCTGGCGCTTCCCGGAGGCCGGCCTCCGGGCTGGGCCGTGGCGCTCGCCTACCCCGCCCATCAAATCATCCTGCTGGACGCGCTCAGCCTGCATGCGCCCGACGGACAGCAGACGCTGAGACATGAGCTGGCGCACGTGGCGCTGGGCCAGTTGGCCCGGGGCTGGCCGCGCTGGTTCCAGGAGGGCGTCGCGCAGAACGTGACGGGCGAGCGCTTCTCGCTCACCCACTACTCGGCCCTCTTCCGCGCCGTCACCCAGGAGCGCGTCTTCCACTTCGAGGACCTGTCCAGCGCCTGGCCGGACCTGCCCGCCGACGTGGAGATTGCCTACGCCCAGAGCGCCGCCTTCGTCGCCCACCTCTCCGCCCGGTATGGCCCCCAGGCCATGGGGCAGCTGGTCGACGGCGTCCGCGCTGGAGAGCCCTTCGAGACGTCGTTCGGAAAGGCCTTCCACACCTCGCTGGACGTGGAGGAAGCCGGGTGGCGCGAAGGACTCGCGGCCCGCTACGGCTGGCTGCCGCTCACCACCAGCTCCGCCCTCTTGTGGCTGACGGCCTCCGTGTTGTGTGTGGCCGCGTATGTGCGCCGGCGGAGGCAGAAGGAAGTGCGGCTGGCGGAGATGGCTGCGCAGGAGGCCGCGGACGAGGCCGCGCTCCGGCTGATGCTGGTGGCCCAACAGCAGGCCGCCGAATCCGCGTCGGCTACGCCTGGAGCCCCCGCCCCCTCCCAGGAGGTGGAGGTGTACTGGCAAGGCGCGCCCTCCGAGCCGGAGCAACCCGAGGCGGCTCCCCACGCCGAGTCGTCCTCCGGCGAATTCGCCATGGGGCCCGAACACGACGGAGAGCCAGCAAAGATGGAGGGCGACGGAGCGAAGGCGCGCGCCCCCAAGCCCACCCTGCACTGA
- the polA gene encoding DNA polymerase I codes for MADTSPPRSAPTLVLIDASGFIFRAYHAIPPLTTSKGVPTNAVLGFTRMVLKALRDLKPSHVALAFDKESRAERQKIDPNYKAHREGPPEDLVPQFALIRRVTEALNLPVLEMPGWEADDVIGTLSQKAKAEGFLVQVVTGDKDFIQIVDEDVRLFDPMKDVHTGPAEVKERLGIEPRQMRDYLALIGDAVDNVAKVPGIGPKTATELIQQFGDVDTLLSRLDEVKKPKIRDAIASHRESLLRARQLVSFNTDLPLEVRVAELTRKELDAAKARELFTELEFYALLKELPQQGASESAEPAKEKPAPLSTTTTLVTTDAELQALADAVRAAGSVSVIPAFEGMPFAAKLVGVGFALPDASTRYVPLRHAVLGATQVRPESFTAVMKAVLEDPAVKKGGHDLKALTLVLANEGIELGGAQDDVELLSYLLNPSRREHALADLARERLASELPLLPAAAEGKRGKKDRALADHSPEEVASGFAVRAEAARRLAPELWKELEEAKLAQLARELELPLLPILARMERRGVVLDTQELARISVKVDAAVESQVKEVYKHAGREFNIGSNPQLVQVLFTDLKLPIIKRGKTGPSADQEVLEKLAEEHPLPNAIIEYRSLSKLKSTYLDTLPTLVAADKRIHTTYHQAATATGRLSSTDPNLQNIPVRTELGREIRRAFVAAEGHQLVSADYSQVELRLLAHIADDPVLIEAFRNDEDVHSRTAAEVFGVAPDQVDREQRRVAKMVNFGIAYGLSPHGLASRLGIPQETARDIIERYFTRYAGIRRYLDDTVNNGRKTGYVETLYGRRRYMADLTSKNRAVAQAAERAAINMPIQGTAADLIKKAMLVVDAELRAKGLRTVMLLQVHDELLLEAPDAEVEQVKALVARGMAGVATLKVPLKVDVGSGRSWADAH; via the coding sequence ATGGCCGACACCAGCCCTCCGCGCTCCGCGCCCACCCTGGTCCTCATCGACGCGTCCGGCTTCATCTTCCGCGCCTACCACGCCATCCCTCCGCTCACGACGAGCAAGGGGGTGCCCACCAACGCCGTGCTCGGCTTCACGCGCATGGTGCTCAAGGCCCTGCGGGACTTGAAGCCCTCCCACGTGGCGCTCGCCTTCGACAAGGAGAGCCGCGCGGAGCGTCAGAAGATCGACCCCAACTACAAGGCCCACCGCGAAGGTCCTCCCGAGGACCTGGTGCCCCAGTTCGCGCTCATCCGCCGCGTGACGGAGGCCCTCAACCTGCCGGTGCTGGAGATGCCGGGCTGGGAGGCCGATGATGTCATCGGCACGCTCTCCCAGAAGGCCAAGGCGGAGGGCTTCCTGGTCCAGGTCGTCACCGGGGACAAGGACTTCATCCAGATCGTGGATGAGGACGTGCGCCTGTTCGACCCGATGAAGGACGTCCACACGGGGCCCGCGGAGGTGAAGGAGCGGCTGGGCATCGAGCCCCGGCAGATGCGGGACTACCTGGCGCTCATCGGCGACGCGGTGGACAACGTGGCCAAGGTCCCGGGCATCGGCCCCAAGACGGCCACGGAGCTCATCCAACAGTTTGGCGACGTGGACACTCTGTTGTCACGGCTGGATGAGGTGAAGAAGCCCAAGATTCGCGACGCCATCGCCTCGCATCGCGAGAGCCTCTTGCGTGCCCGCCAGCTCGTGTCCTTCAACACAGACCTGCCGCTGGAGGTCCGCGTGGCGGAGCTGACGCGCAAGGAGCTGGATGCCGCGAAGGCCCGCGAGCTCTTCACGGAGCTGGAGTTCTACGCGCTGCTCAAGGAGCTCCCCCAGCAGGGGGCGTCCGAGTCGGCCGAGCCCGCGAAGGAGAAGCCCGCTCCGCTGTCCACCACCACCACGCTGGTCACCACGGACGCGGAGCTTCAGGCCCTGGCGGACGCCGTGCGTGCCGCGGGCTCCGTCAGCGTCATCCCCGCCTTCGAGGGCATGCCCTTCGCCGCGAAGCTCGTGGGCGTGGGCTTCGCGCTCCCCGACGCGAGCACCCGCTACGTGCCGCTGCGCCACGCGGTGCTTGGCGCGACCCAGGTCCGGCCCGAGTCCTTCACCGCCGTGATGAAGGCCGTGCTGGAGGACCCCGCGGTGAAGAAGGGGGGGCATGACCTCAAGGCCCTCACCCTGGTGCTCGCCAACGAGGGAATCGAGCTGGGTGGGGCCCAGGACGACGTGGAGCTGTTGAGCTACCTGCTCAACCCGTCGCGCCGTGAGCACGCGCTCGCGGACCTGGCGCGTGAGCGGCTGGCCTCGGAGCTGCCCCTGCTGCCCGCGGCGGCGGAGGGCAAGCGCGGCAAGAAGGACCGGGCGTTGGCGGACCACTCGCCGGAGGAGGTGGCATCCGGCTTCGCGGTGCGCGCGGAGGCGGCGCGACGGCTTGCCCCGGAGCTGTGGAAGGAGCTGGAGGAGGCGAAGCTGGCGCAGCTCGCGCGGGAGCTGGAGCTGCCGCTGCTGCCCATCCTCGCGCGCATGGAGCGGCGGGGCGTGGTCCTGGACACGCAGGAGCTCGCGCGCATCTCCGTGAAGGTGGACGCGGCCGTCGAGTCGCAGGTGAAGGAGGTCTACAAACACGCGGGCCGCGAGTTCAACATCGGCTCCAACCCGCAGCTGGTGCAGGTGCTCTTCACGGACTTGAAGCTGCCCATCATCAAGCGCGGCAAGACGGGCCCGTCCGCGGACCAGGAGGTGCTGGAGAAGCTGGCCGAGGAGCACCCGCTGCCCAACGCCATCATCGAGTACCGGAGCCTGTCCAAGCTCAAGAGCACCTACCTGGACACGCTGCCCACGCTGGTGGCGGCCGACAAGCGCATCCACACGACGTACCACCAGGCGGCCACCGCCACGGGGCGCCTGTCGTCCACGGACCCCAACCTCCAGAACATCCCCGTGCGCACGGAGCTGGGGCGCGAGATTCGCCGCGCCTTCGTCGCGGCCGAGGGCCACCAGCTGGTCAGCGCCGACTACAGCCAGGTGGAGCTGCGGCTGTTGGCCCACATCGCGGACGACCCGGTGCTCATCGAGGCGTTCCGGAATGACGAGGACGTGCACAGCCGCACCGCCGCCGAGGTGTTCGGCGTGGCCCCGGACCAGGTGGACCGGGAGCAGCGCCGCGTGGCGAAGATGGTGAACTTCGGCATCGCCTACGGCCTGTCACCGCACGGCCTGGCGTCGCGGCTGGGCATCCCCCAGGAGACGGCGCGCGACATCATCGAGCGCTATTTCACGCGCTACGCCGGCATCCGCCGCTACCTGGATGACACCGTCAACAACGGCCGCAAGACGGGCTACGTGGAGACGCTGTACGGCCGCCGCCGCTACATGGCGGACCTGACGTCGAAGAACCGCGCCGTGGCCCAGGCCGCCGAGCGGGCCGCCATCAACATGCCCATTCAAGGCACCGCCGCGGACCTCATCAAGAAGGCCATGCTGGTGGTGGACGCGGAGCTGCGCGCGAAGGGGCTGCGCACCGTCATGCTGCTGCAGGTGCATGACGAACTCCTGCTCGAGGCGCCCGACGCGGAGGTGGAGCAGGTGAAGGCGCTGGTGGCTCGCGGCATGGCGGGCGTGGCCACGCTCAAGGTGCCGCTCAAGGTGGATGTCGGCTCCGGACGGAGCTGGGCGGACGCGCACTGA